Proteins from a single region of Lysinibacillus sp. JNUCC-52:
- a CDS encoding lysoplasmalogenase, giving the protein MARKILLTLAVLFGLYYIFFFSHIDQSLKLLYKVIPMILIIVMAATQKTKSIKKYQLLIVIGLIFCMVGDYTLQWFLIGLTSFLIGHIFYIFAFSSTNEQPVPTWAKVVLLLYGVAMASWIATTVFKSGETVLTFAVLAYISIILTMGWTAIRTGSSFAIIGAILFIASDSYLAINKFVLPLPFSHEVIMMTYYSAQILIALSILQYSEIRSKVVQ; this is encoded by the coding sequence TTGGCTAGAAAAATTTTGTTAACGTTAGCCGTACTTTTTGGTCTTTATTACATTTTTTTCTTTTCTCATATTGACCAAAGTTTGAAACTACTATACAAAGTTATCCCTATGATTTTGATTATAGTAATGGCTGCAACCCAGAAAACAAAATCTATAAAAAAATATCAACTATTAATAGTTATTGGGCTAATATTTTGTATGGTAGGTGACTACACATTACAATGGTTTCTTATTGGTCTTACAAGCTTCTTAATTGGCCATATTTTTTATATTTTTGCCTTTTCAAGTACTAATGAACAACCTGTGCCAACTTGGGCAAAGGTTGTATTACTTCTATATGGAGTAGCGATGGCAAGCTGGATTGCCACTACAGTCTTTAAATCTGGTGAAACAGTTCTTACTTTTGCAGTGTTAGCGTATATTTCAATTATTTTAACAATGGGCTGGACTGCCATTCGAACTGGTTCCTCTTTCGCTATTATCGGTGCAATATTATTTATCGCATCAGATTCCTATTTAGCGATAAATAAATTTGTTTTGCCTTTACCTTTTTCACATGAGGTTATTATGATGACCTATTATAGTGCTCAAATACTTATTGCATTGAGTATCCTTCAATATTCCGAAATCCGAAGTAAAGTGGTACAATGA
- the pepT gene encoding peptidase T, with protein MKEQVIERLIRYAKIDTQSDFTSETTPSTQKQFDLLHVLKDELAAIGLTDITLDDNGYLFATLEANTDKEVPTIGFLAHVDTATDYTGKNVQPQRIDNYDGGDIQLNENLIMSPTEFPELKNYIGQTLITTDGTTLLGADDKAGIAEIMTAMEYLINNPSIKHGKLRVAFTPDEEIGRGPHKFDVAAFGADYAYTMDGGPLGELQYESFNAAGVKVITKGTSVHPGSAKNKMVNSITMAIAFQNEMPTDAVPEKTEGYEGFIHLMGFKGAIEHTELSYIVRDHDRHKFEAKKQLMRDAAAKIQAQFGKDALTISIEDQYYNMGEKIEPVKEIVDIARQAMEKLDITPNTLPIRGGTDGSQLSYMGLPTPNIFAGGENMHGKYEYVSAETMEKATHVIIEIVQLFEQQGK; from the coding sequence ATGAAAGAACAAGTAATCGAGCGATTAATTCGCTACGCAAAAATCGATACACAATCAGACTTCACAAGTGAAACAACTCCTTCCACTCAAAAGCAATTTGACTTATTGCATGTATTGAAGGATGAGCTTGCCGCAATCGGCTTAACAGACATTACATTAGATGACAATGGCTATTTATTTGCAACACTTGAAGCAAATACAGATAAAGAAGTACCAACAATCGGCTTTTTAGCGCATGTGGATACAGCAACAGACTACACTGGTAAAAATGTACAACCACAACGAATCGACAATTACGATGGCGGTGACATTCAATTAAACGAGAATTTAATCATGTCTCCCACTGAATTCCCTGAGCTAAAAAACTACATTGGGCAAACGTTAATTACAACAGATGGTACGACACTTTTAGGTGCGGACGATAAAGCGGGCATTGCTGAAATTATGACTGCTATGGAATACTTAATCAATAATCCTTCAATTAAGCACGGTAAATTACGTGTAGCGTTCACTCCTGATGAGGAAATTGGTCGTGGACCTCATAAATTTGATGTTGCTGCATTTGGAGCTGATTACGCCTATACAATGGATGGCGGACCACTAGGCGAGCTACAATACGAAAGCTTTAATGCTGCGGGTGTTAAAGTGATAACAAAAGGAACAAGCGTACACCCAGGCTCAGCAAAAAATAAAATGGTCAACTCTATCACGATGGCTATTGCTTTCCAAAACGAAATGCCTACAGATGCAGTACCTGAAAAAACAGAAGGCTATGAAGGATTTATCCATTTAATGGGCTTTAAAGGTGCTATTGAACATACAGAGCTTTCTTATATTGTACGTGACCATGATCGTCATAAATTTGAAGCGAAAAAGCAATTAATGCGTGATGCTGCTGCCAAAATACAAGCTCAGTTTGGGAAGGATGCACTGACAATTTCTATTGAGGACCAATACTATAACATGGGTGAAAAAATTGAACCTGTAAAAGAAATTGTTGACATTGCACGTCAAGCAATGGAAAAATTAGATATTACACCGAATACATTACCGATTCGTGGTGGTACTGATGGCTCTCAACTTTCCTATATGGGCTTACCAACGCCAAACATTTTTGCAGGTGGCGAGAACATGCATGGTAAATACGAATATGTATCTGCCGAAACAATGGAAAAAGCTACTCATGTTATTATTGAAATCGTGCAATTATTTGAACAACAAGGCAAATAA